The Armatimonadota bacterium genomic interval GCTGGCGCAGGCGCGCCAGCTCGTCACTGGCGTCATCGCGCACCTCGGCGCGAGAGTCTATGCAGCGCCCGATCTCGTCCTCCAGGCTCCGGAAGTCGCCAAGGGCACGCGCGTGGGCGGCAAGCGCGGGCGCTGCCGCCTCGCGCCCCAGCAAGTGAGCTCGCAGCCGCCGCGCCGCGAAGGCGGTGCCCGCGATGTCGAGGAGCACCCCCGGTTCCAGCACCTGGGACTTGGCGGCACCGCGCAGCGCCTCGCGGACATCGCGCACGCCCCCCAGCGGCGGCGAACCGTCGCTCTCGGCCAGGGCGCGCGCCTCGGTCGTCTCCTGCTGCCAGGTGCGGGCGACCTCCAACCGCGTCGCCGGCTGCAGCGCCCGGGCGCGTTCCTTCCCCAGCGCCGAGGCGGCGTGCCCGGCTATCATCTCCCGGATGCGGTCAAACTCCAGAACTCGCAGCGTCCGCGCGTCCATCCCTCAGTCCCGCCTGCTCATTTCGCCGCCGCCGAGGGTTATCCCCGCCGCGGTTTGCGCCGGGCGGACAGAAACGCGGGTGCCCCTGGGCCGCAGGTGGCGGCGGCGAGAGAAGCGCGAACGAAGACCGCAGGGGGTGGGGGAGACCTAAAGCCCATGCCGGGGGAAGATAAGGCGCTTGACCTGGGCCACCGAGTCCTCGGCCATGGCTCTGACCTCGGCGCGAAGGTCGTCCTCGAACTGCGGAACGTCGGTGTCGTGCAGGCGGCCGTCGCTGTCGGGATAGCGCGCGGCCAGCGCAGCCGGGATCTCATCAGGCAACTCCACGCCGGCCATGACCCCGAACGCCAGGCTCCACGCGCGCGGCACCACCTGCAGGTCATATCCGCCGCCGCCAACCGCGATCCATTTGCCCGGCAGGTCGCGGATCATCGCCACCACTTCGGTGAAGCCGCGGGTGGTGAGCGCGAGATGCGTCAGCGGGTCGCGATAGTGCGAATCCGCGCCGAGCTGGCTCACCACGAAGTCGGGGGCGAAGGCGGCCACCAGCGGCGGCACGATTTCGCGGACGGCCCAGGTGTAGGTCTCGTCGTCGGTGTACGGCGCCAGCGGCACATTGACCGAGCAGCCCACACCCTCCTGCGCTCCCATCTCCTCCACCTCTCCCGTATGCGGGAACAGGTAGCGCCCCGTCTCGTGCAGCGAGATGGTCAGCACGCGGTTGGAGTCGTAGAACGCCTCCTGCACGCCGTCGCCGTGGTGGGCGTCTATGTCAAGGTAGGCGACTCTGGCGTCGCCGTCGGTGCGCTCGAGGACATGAGCGATGGCGATGGCGGGATCGTTGAACACGCAGAATCCCGCGGCGCGGTTGCGATGGGCGTGATGCAGCCCCCCGCCGATATTGAACGCCACCGCGCTCTTGCCGTCGAGCACGAGGTCTGCGGCCAGCAGCGAGCCGCCGACGCACAGCGCCGAGGCTTCGTACATCCCGGGGAAGAGCGGGTTGTCCGGGGTGTCGAGACCGTAACGCCGCGGCAGATCAACGCGCTTCCCTTCCCCCAGCGCGCGGACGACCTCGATGTATTCGTTCGAGTGTACCGTCAGCAGGTCGCGCTTGTCGGGCAGGCTCGGCTCGTCCCAATTGATGTCGGGGGGAGAGGGCACGACTCCGTATGCCTGAAGCAAATCGAAGGTCAGCTCGAGGCGCTCGGGGCGCAGGGGGTGGCCGGCGCCTATGCTGTAACCGGAGAGCTTGGGGCTGTGAATCAGGGTCGCACGTTTCATCACATCACCGGGGGCCAGTATAGCCGCCGCTCACAAGCAGCGTCAAGGCGAAGCGCTGAGGGAGCTGAGGGTCGTTGTGCAGGCCGGGGTTATGGGCTATAATGTGGCCGATCGGATACCAGCCAACGCCGGGGGGGCGACCGGAGGGAACCATGACCGAGGCCGGACATGTCGAACACGAAGTCCGCAAGGCGCTGGACGAGGACGAGACCACTGCCGGGCTCGATCTGTCCGTGAAGTATGTCAACGGCGTCGTTTTCCTCGACGGCGCTGTAGCCACCGCCGAGCTGCGCGCGGCTGCGGCGGGCGTAGCGGGCAAGGTGGAAAGCGTGGCCTTCGTCCGCAATCGCCTGCAGATCAAGCCCGACCATCACACCACCCGCGAGCTCTTCCGCGAGGGCGAGGGAAGATAGCCGCCTGCGCGGGTCAACGATGAATGGGCGCGAGATAAGCGCCTCTTCGGCGGCTAGGCCCGATGGGCCGCCGTGGCGGGCCGACTCGTCGGCCCTAGCCACTTCGTTCAGCACAAGGACTTCACCGAAGTCGCGCCCAATGATGGAGTGCGGAGACGGGGCAGCGGCCCGGGCACCGCGCCCCGGCGGGCATGCGAGGGTTGACCATGGAAGCACGCGAGCTGATGACCAAGGACGTCGTCACCGTTGCCCCGGACACGCCGGTGTCGGAGATCGCCAAGCTGCTGTCGGCGCACCACATCGGGGGCGCGCCGGTGGTTGACGCCGAGGGAAAGCTGCAAGGCATCGTCAGCGAGGCGGACCTGGTGGTGCGGGCGGCGCGGCCGCATTTTCCGCGTTACATCCCATTCCTCGAGGGGATAATATTCCTGGAGAACCCGGCGCACTACGAGCGGGAAGTGCGCAAGATGCTGGCGGCGACCGCGGCCGACATCATGACCGAGAAAGTGATCACGGCGTCGCCCAGCGCGTCGCTGGAGCAATTGGCGACGCTGATGACCGAGCGCAACATCAACCGCGTGGTGATAACCGATGGCGAGCGTGTCGTCGGCATCGTCACCCGCGGGGACATCGTTCGTAACCTCGCGGCGGCCGGGTAGGCGGATGGGGGCGGGGCCGCCCACGAGCGGACGGCCCCGCAGCCGCGGCGGAAGCAAATGATGCCACGGTCGGCCACACATCGGTCAGCTCTGGCGTGGGCGTTCGGTATCGGTCTGGCGATGGCGGCGCTCTCCCTGCGCGGCGCCTTGAGCGGCCTCGAATGGCGGGCATACGACCTCCAGCTAGCCGCCCGCACCTCCGACGACCCGCAGCACGACATCATCATCGTGATGGTGGACGACGCGTGCCTCGACCCGGAGCGCCTGGGACCATGGCCGTGGCCGATGTCCCATCATGCGCAGCTCGTCCGCCGCCTGACCGAGGGCCACCCCCGGGCGATCGTGTTCGACCTGCTGTTCTTCGGCCAGCCCCGGGCGGGGTCGGAGGAGTTCGCGCGGGCGCTGCGCGCGGCGCGGAATGTCTATCTCGCCGTGTGCTTCGTGGAGGGTAGGCGGCCGCTGCGGGTGGGGCGTTACGGCGTGCGCAT includes:
- a CDS encoding acetoin utilization protein AcuC, producing MKRATLIHSPKLSGYSIGAGHPLRPERLELTFDLLQAYGVVPSPPDINWDEPSLPDKRDLLTVHSNEYIEVVRALGEGKRVDLPRRYGLDTPDNPLFPGMYEASALCVGGSLLAADLVLDGKSAVAFNIGGGLHHAHRNRAAGFCVFNDPAIAIAHVLERTDGDARVAYLDIDAHHGDGVQEAFYDSNRVLTISLHETGRYLFPHTGEVEEMGAQEGVGCSVNVPLAPYTDDETYTWAVREIVPPLVAAFAPDFVVSQLGADSHYRDPLTHLALTTRGFTEVVAMIRDLPGKWIAVGGGGYDLQVVPRAWSLAFGVMAGVELPDEIPAALAARYPDSDGRLHDTDVPQFEDDLRAEVRAMAEDSVAQVKRLIFPRHGL
- a CDS encoding BON domain-containing protein codes for the protein MTEAGHVEHEVRKALDEDETTAGLDLSVKYVNGVVFLDGAVATAELRAAAAGVAGKVESVAFVRNRLQIKPDHHTTRELFREGEGR
- a CDS encoding CBS domain-containing protein, translated to MEARELMTKDVVTVAPDTPVSEIAKLLSAHHIGGAPVVDAEGKLQGIVSEADLVVRAARPHFPRYIPFLEGIIFLENPAHYEREVRKMLAATAADIMTEKVITASPSASLEQLATLMTERNINRVVITDGERVVGIVTRGDIVRNLAAAG